GAGCGCGGTCGCGACGCGCCTGATCGAGCTGGCCGAGCATCCTGCGCACGGCAGGGCCCGCGACCTCGCCGGTCCGCGGGAGGAGGAGCTCGCCGACATGATGCGCGACTGGGCGCGTCACACGGAACGCGGCGGATGGATGCCGCGGTTCGCCCTCCCCGGCGCGCTGGGCCGCGCGATGCGCGCGGGCCTGCTGCTGCCGGGCCCCGACGCCGAGCTGCGCGGCAGCACCTTCGAGCAGTGGCTCTCGGCCCAGCCCGAGGGCTGAACCGAGAGCGACGGGTGGATGCGCTCAGCCGCTCTTGCGGCGGAACTCGCGCTTGAGCTGCGGAGCGTGCGTCGCATGCACGGCCGAATCGCCGTCCATGTGCGACTCACCGCCGCGGCTGTGCGCGTTCTTCTTGTCGAGCGCTTCGCGGAACTTGCGCTTCATCTCCTCGGAGGAGACTGCCTTGTCTTCGCTCATCCCGTCAGCCTAGCCTCTCGGCCCGCACCTCTCGCGAGCGCCGGTGGCGCGCGGCGAGCAGATCGATCCCCGCGCCGAGACCGACGGCGACGACGACGGACACGACCACGGCGACCAGGGGGCCACCGGGAAGCAATGCGGCGATGACGGCGCCCACCACAGCCTGGTACGACGCCCAGCCCGTCGCGGCGAGAGCGGCCAGCAGCAGGTAGCGCGGCGGATGCAGGCGCGAGGCGCCGGCCACGAGGTTCACCGCCAGGCGGGCGAAGGGCACGAAACGTGCCGTGAACAGCACGGTCGCGGTGCCCGAGTCGAGCCGCCTGCGTGCCCAGTCCAGCGCCACGCGCACCCGCCGTGCGCGCATCCAGCGCCAGCGCTGCACGCCGACCGTGCGCCCCACCAGGTAGCAGGTGGCGTCTCCGCACCAGGCCGCTGCGGCGGCCACGGCGATCACGACACCCAGCGCGGGCGAGCCCTGTGACACGGCCAGCGCCCCCAGTGCGGTGACGGCGATCTCACCCGGGATGACCACCAGGAACGCGTCGCCCAGCACGATCACGCTCATCAGCGCCAGGCCCCACGGGCCGGTCAGCACGTCCAGCAGCGGTTCGGGGATCATCCGAGAACTCTGCCTCACGAGATGAACGGGATGGTGAACAGGAGGGTGAACGGGAACCGACCGGCGGATAGCCGATGACCGGTATCCGTGCATCCGGTGAACAGTTGGCGGAGCGCGCCGCCGCAGTGCGCTCAGAGGCGTCTGCGGCGGCATCCTGGCGGTGTGAGAGTAGCGATCGTCACCGAGTCCTTCCTGCCGCACATGAACGGTGTGACCGGGTCGGTGCTGCAGATCCTGCGGCATCTCGAGCGCACCGGCCACCGAGCCCACGTCATCGCCCCCGCCGCCCCCGGAACGCCGGTGCGCTCGGGCAGCGCCCGGGTCGAGCGCGTTCCCTCCGTGCCCCTCCCCGGGTACCGGCACGTCCGCGTCGGCACCGTCTCGGCGGCGCGCGTGCACGACGCGCTGCGCCGGTTCGATCCCGACGTCGTCCATCTCGCCTCGCCGTTCGCGCTCGGCTGGCGCGGCGTCGTCGCCGCCGCACGCCTCGACCTGCCCGTCACCGCCGCGTACCAGACCGATGTCGCCGCCTACACCTCCCGCTACGGGGTCTCACTGACCACCGCGCTCGCCGAGTCGCATGTCGCCAGGCTGCACCGCCGCGCGACGCTCACGCTCGCGCCGTCCCGCGAATCCGAGACCCAGCTCGAGCGGCTGGGCGTCGACCGGCTGCGCCGGTGGGGAAGGGGAGTGGATGCCGAGCGCTTCCACCCCGACGCCCGCGACGAGCACTGGCCGCATCGTGCGCCGGGAGAGGTCGTCGTCGGGTACGTGGGCCGGCTCGCCCCCGAGAAGCAGGTCGAAGACCTGCATGCGCTGCGCGGCATCCCCGGCATCCGTCTCGTCATCGTCGGCGACGGACCCTCACGTCCGCGCCTGGAGGCGCTGCTGCCGGATGCCGTCTTCCTCGGGCACCTCGCGGGGCACGAACTCGCCCGGGCCATGGCGTCGTTCGACATCTTCGTGCACCCCGGCGAGAGCGAGACCTTCGGGCAGACCCTGCAGGAGGCGCACGCCAGCGGACTGCCGGTGATCGCCACCGGCCGCGGCGGCCCCCTCGATCTGGTGCGGATGGGCATCGACGGCTGGCTCTACCGGCCGGGTGACCTCGACGATCTGCGGATGCGGGTGAAGGACCTCGCAGGTGACGAGCGCAAGCGCCGGGCCTTCGGGCGGGCAGGACGCGAGGCGGTGGAAGGGCGCTCCTGGGCATCGGTGTGCGACGACCTGCTGGCACATTTCGACGAGGCGCGCGAGCTGCACGCGGTCGACCGGACGCTGCGGGCACCCCGCACGCGGCGCCCGGAACCGGTGACCGCGCAGCAGGGGCGGCGCTGGCACCGCTACATCGCGCTCGGCGACTCGATCACCGAAGGGCTGTGCGATCCGGATGCCGACGGTCGCGAGCGCGGCTGGGCCGACAGGCTGGCTCTGCTGCTGGCCGCCCGCGGCGGCATCCGCTACGCGAATCTGGCGGTGCGCTCGCGGCGCGTCGCCGATGTGTGCGGCCCGCAGCTCGAGCGCGCCCTCGAACTGCGCCCGGATCTCGTCTCCATCCTCGTCGGCGCGAACGATCTCGTGCTGGTGCGGGCCGACATCCCGGCCCTTGCAGCCCGGCTGGAGGGCGCGGTGGTGCGGCTGCGTGAGGGGGGAGCGGATGTCGTGCTCGTCACGCCCTTCCTGCCACGTCGTGCCGAGTCGGCGATCTACGCCCGCCGGTTCGCGGCCTTCGCCAGCGCGCTCGCCGGGGTGGCGCAGCGCACCGGCGCGCTCCTCATCGACGCCGACCTTCACGAGGGTCTCGGCCGCCGTCCCAACTGGGCCGAGGACCTCGTGCATCTCTCCAGCCGCGGGCACCGGTTCCTCGCCTACCGGGTCGGCGAGGCGCTCGGCGTCCCGCATGCCGAGGCGCTCGGGGCGCTGGACGAGTCCCTGCACGACCACGAGCGCATCACCAGGCGGCTCTGGTGGCGCAGGCACGCGCTGCCGTGGGTGTGGCGGCGGCTGCACGGACGCACGGCCGGCGACGGCCGTATGGCGAAGCACGACGACTATGTGCTGATCGGGCGCACCGGCGCACGAACCCCGCAGCCCGCCGACTGACGGCGCACGCCGGGTGACGGCCCGGCGCGGTGCTCCCGCGCTCGCTAGGGGCGGGGGAGGTCCACTGCTAGGCTGGACGCGGGTGCCTGTGGCATCCGTCAACTTCATATCGACTTACACGGAGCGGTCGGCTGAGAAGCTGGTCCCCTGTGGTGGGTTCCTCGTCGCACACGGCGCCGGGTGATCTTCTACT
This is a stretch of genomic DNA from Microbacterium sp. YJN-G. It encodes these proteins:
- a CDS encoding GDSL-type esterase/lipase family protein; protein product: MRVAIVTESFLPHMNGVTGSVLQILRHLERTGHRAHVIAPAAPGTPVRSGSARVERVPSVPLPGYRHVRVGTVSAARVHDALRRFDPDVVHLASPFALGWRGVVAAARLDLPVTAAYQTDVAAYTSRYGVSLTTALAESHVARLHRRATLTLAPSRESETQLERLGVDRLRRWGRGVDAERFHPDARDEHWPHRAPGEVVVGYVGRLAPEKQVEDLHALRGIPGIRLVIVGDGPSRPRLEALLPDAVFLGHLAGHELARAMASFDIFVHPGESETFGQTLQEAHASGLPVIATGRGGPLDLVRMGIDGWLYRPGDLDDLRMRVKDLAGDERKRRAFGRAGREAVEGRSWASVCDDLLAHFDEARELHAVDRTLRAPRTRRPEPVTAQQGRRWHRYIALGDSITEGLCDPDADGRERGWADRLALLLAARGGIRYANLAVRSRRVADVCGPQLERALELRPDLVSILVGANDLVLVRADIPALAARLEGAVVRLREGGADVVLVTPFLPRRAESAIYARRFAAFASALAGVAQRTGALLIDADLHEGLGRRPNWAEDLVHLSSRGHRFLAYRVGEALGVPHAEALGALDESLHDHERITRRLWWRRHALPWVWRRLHGRTAGDGRMAKHDDYVLIGRTGARTPQPAD
- a CDS encoding DUF5302 domain-containing protein produces the protein MSEDKAVSSEEMKRKFREALDKKNAHSRGGESHMDGDSAVHATHAPQLKREFRRKSG
- a CDS encoding DedA family protein, whose protein sequence is MIPEPLLDVLTGPWGLALMSVIVLGDAFLVVIPGEIAVTALGALAVSQGSPALGVVIAVAAAAAWCGDATCYLVGRTVGVQRWRWMRARRVRVALDWARRRLDSGTATVLFTARFVPFARLAVNLVAGASRLHPPRYLLLAALAATGWASYQAVVGAVIAALLPGGPLVAVVVSVVVAVGLGAGIDLLAARHRRSREVRAERLG